In Synergistaceae bacterium, the sequence TTATTATTTTTTCTGCTATCGCGACTCTTTCTTCTGCAGTTTCAGGAATGCCGCTATCGTCCAAGGTCAACCCTAGGATGGCACAACCATATTTTTTCACTATAGGCAAAATTTTATCAAGAGATTCTTTTTTAGCGTTAACAGAGTTTATTATGGGTTTGCCATTATAAATACGGGCGGCACTCTCTAATGCGTCATAATTTGAAGAGTCGATTTGAAGCGGTAAATCTAATATGGCTTGTATTTCTTTAACAACCTTGGACAGCATATGAGGTTCGTCTATGTCGGGTAATCCCATATTTACATCAAGCAGATTAGCTCCTTGTTCCTGTTGTTTTATCGCGTCTTTTAGAATAAAGTCAATATTGCCCTCTCTTATTGCCGCTTGAAGTGTTTTTCTTCCTGTTGGGTTGAGGCGTTCGCCAATTAGGGCAATGTCTTTCCCAAAAAACACCTGTTTTGAAGGAGAGCAGATAGCGGTAAAGTTTTTAAATGATATGGGTTTCGGTTTAATTTTACTAAGATCTTTCTTTAGAAGTTTTATATATTCAGGGTTAGTCCCGCAGCAACCACCAACTGCTCTGACTCCTAAAAGAGCATAATCTTTCATATATGAAGCAAACTCTTCTGCTGTTATGTCGTATTGAATTTCTTCCCCTCTTATGATAGGCAGTCCTGCATTTGGCTTTATAAAAACTGGTACAGAAGAGAACTCAAGCAACTCATTTACTATGGAGGAAAGTTGTTTGGGACCGAGAGAACAGTTTACTCCGAGTGCCACGACCCCAAGAGCCTCTAACGTAATAACCATGGATTTTACAGTGGCACCAAAAAAAGTATTTCCATTTTCTTCAAAGCTCATAGTTGCGACAATGGGGAGCTTTGAATTTTCTTTCGCAGCTATAATGGCAGCTTTTAACTCATAGAGATCTGTGAAGGTTTCAAAATGTATATAGTCAGCACCTGCTTTTTCACCGGCAGTTACTATTTCTGCGAATATATCTACAGCATCTTCAAATGATAGATCGCCTGCAGGAGCCAACACTTTTCCGCACGGAGCAACATCGAGAGCGATAAATTTATCTTTTCTTCCGGCTATGGCTTTCTTCGCGATGTTGACAGATGCTACAACTATTTCTTCTACGGAGCGCCCTATTTTTTTAGCTTTGAAACGATTTGCTCCGAAGCTGTT encodes:
- a CDS encoding dihydropteroate synthase, whose amino-acid sequence is MGTMLQKRGLKVGEIPELLNFTAPDIIEEIHTEYLDAGADVILTNSFGANRFKAKKIGRSVEEIVVASVNIAKKAIAGRKDKFIALDVAPCGKVLAPAGDLSFEDAVDIFAEIVTAGEKAGADYIHFETFTDLYELKAAIIAAKENSKLPIVATMSFEENGNTFFGATVKSMVITLEALGVVALGVNCSLGPKQLSSIVNELLEFSSVPVFIKPNAGLPIIRGEEIQYDITAEEFASYMKDYALLGVRAVGGCCGTNPEYIKLLKKDLSKIKPKPISFKNFTAICSPSKQVFFGKDIALIGERLNPTGRKTLQAAIREGNIDFILKDAIKQQEQGANLLDVNMGLPDIDEPHMLSKVVKEIQAILDLPLQIDSSNYDALESAARIYNGKPIINSVNAKKESLDKILPIVKKYGCAILGLTLDDSGIPETAEERVAIAEKIINTAKKLGIPSKDILIDCLVMTASAQQKQASETLKAVRLVKEKLKVKTVLGVSNVSFGLPNRPLLNRTMLAMALTQGLDAPIMNPGDIDMSETVAAFRTLTAKDNNSEQYINKFSEQAPKNNKIEQNESLPLPYAITHGLKKEAEEATKSLLEKKKPLDIIENVIIPALNLVGENYENNNIFLPQLIKSAEAAKSSFELLRSVLSKNDSLAITQRKKIVLATVHGDIHDIGKNIVKIIMENYNFDVIDLGKDVPPETVLQAVKTSGTSIVGLSALMTTTVASMKKTIELLRSECPAVKIIVGGAVLSPYLANHVGADCYAKDAMEGVRAAEKF